GACGCGCTTTAGGTCTTTGTTTTTATGCATGTCGTTTTCGCAAAACCGCTGCACACTTTCTGCGCGACATGCATTAAGCCGATGGAGAGTGACCATGCCGCTCGAATTTCCCAATCCAAGTCGAAGTTTCGACGAAGTGCGCAATGCGGTCCGTTTCATCGGCCACGACGGCATGTTTGCGGTGCCATTCTTCATCGAAGCCGGTGCGTTGGGCGCAAGCGGCCGTAAGGGGCCGGAAACGGCGGAAGCCGCATGCCTGGCGGCCTTCGACGCGGCGCGGCATTCCATCCATATCAGCGCACGGAAGCTCTACTCGGGTGGGAAGCGGACCACCTATACCATAACCGCCGCCGATATGCGGTGACGATGAACTCACACATCCGCGACATGAGGATTGAACGTGCGGATGCCGTCTACTTAGTCGCATTTGTTGGGGACCGACCGGGCTTGGGTGGACCAGTCCCGGATAACAGCCGCAGCCCTTGAGGCTGGCGGCAGCTGAGGAGATGAATTGCGAGTTGACGTGCGGAACAATGATGTCGATCAGGCCCTGCGGGCGCTGAAAAGGAAACTGCAGCGCGAGGGTCTTCTTCGCGAACTGAAGCGGCGCCGAGCCTACGAGAAACCCTCGGAACGGCGTATCCGGGAAAGGGACGATGCCATCCGGAGGGCGCGTAAGCTCGCCCGCAAGCAGGCGCAACGCGAAGGACTGCTTCCCGCTCCGAAGAAAAAGCTCCCGCTTGTCGCCCGTCATGGACGGAACGGTCCTGCCCGATCCGGCTGAATCAGTATCCCGTCAATCTGTCGGGCAGTTCGGTTTCGTCTATCCGAAAGCGAAAAAGCGGCGCACAGTGAAGTCTCGCTGGTGCGGCGAGGACAGTCCGGCTTTTGAGCCTCTTGCCAGCAGGCCGGGCTGTCCGGGTTCCTTCACTCGATCTCGACTGCGCGCTTTTGCAGGAACCACGCTTGCCTTCAAACTGAGATTTCCGAAAAGCTCGAAAAATCCCTTGAAAGCACCTTGCTAAAGCGCGTCGCGATCCTTCGGATTCGCTCCATGCGCTTTAGGCTTTTGATTTTGCGCATGTCTTTGTCCCGAAACCGGTTCCCACTTTCGGGAGACATGCTTTAAGCCTCCGAGGTCCGTCCTCCGCCGGTGGCGATCCTGCGGAAGTTTCTGCTCTCGACATCGATAATGGCCCCGCAGCCCTGGCATTCCACCTGCGTATGCGCGCGCAGCCAACCGACGCTCTTGCGCGTCTCATAGGCGCAGTCCGCACAGACGACGCCTATCTCGTCGTCTTCGAGCGATCTGTCGGTTTCCACGGATTTGCCGCTTAGATCAACCGGTGACGCGCCGCCGTCTCGCGGTCGCGCCGTCGCATTCCACATGTGTCGTTGTCGATCCAGCGCCGCGCCTCGGTTCGCGGTTCTGTTCCGATAGCGCCGCCATCACTTTTCCATTGAGCGAGGGCGTCCTGGTGCGAGTCCAAGCGTTTCACGTATGCGTTGAGGATCGTGCACAAATGCGTTTTCGATTCGCCATCGAAGCGTTCGACAAGAAAGCGTGCGGCAGCCGTTCGACGGCGGCTGCCCTGGATCAACGCTGGGCGAAACTCGGCGAGAATTTTCTCGATCGCCGTCATTTGCTCGGTTGTCGGATAGATGGAAGACACGGCGCCCTCCTTCCCGTTGGGGCTAGGGCACTCTGGCCGCCCTCGGTCGGCATCGCCCGTTGCAGAAGCTGCCGACAAACGACGATACGCCTGTTGCGGATGAATAGCGATGACCAATCGGGAAATAGTCAGCGGAGTCGGCATGCCGGTCCAGCCGTCTCCTTGCCCGAAGAAGCGTTCTGTGTTTTCTCCCGCGCACATTAGGAAAGGCTTGCGGATGCGAATTGCAATGGTCGCCGCGTTTTGCGCGGCGGTGGCTGGATGTGTGACGTCTCCGGTCGACTACGAAGCGAGGCTTTCGCAGCAGGACCCGAAATGGGCGTCGCCGGAATGCCAGCAGGCCCGCATGGCGGCCGCGGACTATGCCCGGCGCGAGAAGGACCACCCCGGCTGGGGGTTTGGCGTGCTGCTCGGGCCTTACAGCATGGGGATGGTGGCGGCGGTGAAAGAGCATGAGCGGCAGCAGCGAAGGCTTCTCGCCCGCCAGGTGCATCTGCAATGCTCCAGCCAGCCGCTGCCGAAGGAGCTGGATTTCGACCCGGCGATCTACGCACCGAAGAAGGCGCGGTACCCGTAGAGGGAACGGCCCGATGCCGTTCTCAGGTCAGCGAGCGGCTGTTTCCTGAACGTCGAACACATAGGTGAGGATAGCCACGCCCGTTGTGGTTACGACGTGGCTCGACAGTTTGAGCCTCGAGGGCACCTGCCCAGCTTCGAAAAGGCGAATGCCTTCGCCCAGCACCAGCGGATGGATCATCAACATCAGTTCGTCGACGAGCCCATGCTGCATCAGCGTGCGCAACAACGCACCGCTGCCGAACATGATCAGCGACTTGTCGTGATCTTGCTTGAGCTCGCGCACGGTCGCCGCCGCCTCGCCGGAGAGCAACGTCGAATTCTCCCAGAGGAGCGCGTAACGCGCGTCATGGGAAACGACGAACTTGCTCACGTCGGTCAGCGCTTTTGTCATCGGACTGGCAGGCTGGCGGACCGCCCAGCCTTCGTAGAGATCCTCATAGGTCGTTCGGCCAGCGAGCAGCGACCATCCGCCGGCCATGGCTCGGCCAATGGCCTCCTGCATCTTGAGGTCGCTGCCAGGATTGCCCCAGCCGCCGTGTTCGAAACCATTGCGCGTGTCTTCGTCGGCACGCGCCGGCGCCTGGAAAACACCGTCGAGGGTCAGATGCTCGATGGCGACGATCCGTGCCACTCCGTCAGCCTTCGCTCCACGCCGCTAGCAGCGGGCCTTCGCTGCCATAGACCGGGTCCTTCTCCGGACGGCCGACATTGGGAATCGTGCGCAGCGCCTCGGCGTGCTGCTCGGCGCGCG
The window above is part of the Mesorhizobium sp. WSM4904 genome. Proteins encoded here:
- a CDS encoding DUF1488 family protein is translated as MPLEFPNPSRSFDEVRNAVRFIGHDGMFAVPFFIEAGALGASGRKGPETAEAACLAAFDAARHSIHISARKLYSGGKRTTYTITAADMR
- the rpsU gene encoding 30S ribosomal protein S21 — protein: MRVDVRNNDVDQALRALKRKLQREGLLRELKRRRAYEKPSERRIRERDDAIRRARKLARKQAQREGLLPAPKKKLPLVARHGRNGPARSG
- a CDS encoding dihydrofolate reductase family protein yields the protein MARIVAIEHLTLDGVFQAPARADEDTRNGFEHGGWGNPGSDLKMQEAIGRAMAGGWSLLAGRTTYEDLYEGWAVRQPASPMTKALTDVSKFVVSHDARYALLWENSTLLSGEAAATVRELKQDHDKSLIMFGSGALLRTLMQHGLVDELMLMIHPLVLGEGIRLFEAGQVPSRLKLSSHVVTTTGVAILTYVFDVQETAAR